A genomic window from Vigna radiata var. radiata cultivar VC1973A chromosome 2, Vradiata_ver6, whole genome shotgun sequence includes:
- the LOC106756312 gene encoding probable NOT transcription complex subunit VIP2 isoform X4, which yields MPGSLTSRNSTINNVPSGGVQHSTGSLSSGRFTSNNLPVALSQLSHGSSHGHSGVTNRGGISVVGNPGFSSSTNGVGGSIPGILPTSGAIGNRNAVPGLGVSPILGNAGPRITSSVGNMVGGNIGRTGGGLSVPALASRLNLGANSGSSGLGMQGQNRLMSGVLPQGSPQVISMLGNSYPSAGGPLSQSHVQAVSNLNSMGMLNDVNTNDSSPFDINDFPQLTSRPSSAGGPQGQLGSLRKQGLGVSPIVQQNQEFSIQNEDFPALPGFKGGNADYAMDMHQKEQLHDNAVPMMQSQHFSMGRSAGFSLGGTYSSHRAQQQQHAPSVSSGNVSXSSVNNQDLLHLHGSDIFPSPHSTYHSQTSGPPGIGLRPLNSPNTVSGMGSYDQLIQQYQQHQNQSQFRLQMSAVNQSFRDQGMKSIQTTQPDPFGLLGLLSVIRMSDPDLTSLALGIDLTTLGLNLNSSENLHKTFGSPWSDEPAKGDPEFNVPXCYYAKQPPXLHQGYFSKFSVETLFYIFYSMPKDEAQLYASNELYNRGWFYHKEHRLWFIRVPNMEPLVKTNTYERGSYHCFEPSIFETVRKDNFVLHYEMLEKRPHLPQH from the exons ATGCCCGGTTCACTCACATCGAGAAATTCAACTATAAATAATGTGCCATCTGGTGGTGTTCAACATTCCACTGGAAGCCTTTCTAGTGGAAGATTTACATCCAACAATCTACCAGTTGCATTGTCTCAG CTATCTCATGGAAGCTCCCACGGACATTCAGGAGTCACCAATAGAGGAGGTATAAGTGTTGTAGGAAACCCTGGATTTAGTAGTAGCACAAATGGAGTTGGTGGTTCTATTCCTGGGATTCTTCCTACATCTGGTGCAATTGGTAACCGAAATGCTGTTCCAGGATTGGGAGTATCCCCAATTTTGGGAAATGCAGGTCCTAGAATCACTAGTTCTGTGGGAAACATGGTTGGAGGGAATATCGGAAGGACTGGTGGAGGATTGTCTGTGCCTGCTCTTGCATCTCGTCTAAATTTGGGTGCAAACAGTGGATCCAGTGGTTTAGGTATGCAAGGACAGAATCGATTAATGAGTGGTGTGCTTCCACAAG GATCTCCACAGGTAATTTCAATGCTAGGAAATTCTTATCCCAGCGCTGGAGGTCCACTTTCCCAAAGCCATGTGCAAGCAGTAAGTAACTTGAACTCTATGGGAATGCTGAATGATGTGAATACCAATGACAGCTCCCCTTTTGATATCAATGACTTCCCTCAACTGACAAGTCGTCCAAGTTCTGCTGGAGGGCCTCAAGGACAGTTGG GTTCTTTACGAAAACAGGGTCTTGGCGTCAGTCCCATTGTTCAACAAAACCAAGAGTTTAGCATTCAGAATGAAGATTTCCCAGCTTTACCAGGATTCAAAG GCGGTAATGCAGATTATGCTATGGATATGCACCAGAAAGAACAACTTCATGACAATGCTGTACCAATGATGCAATCACAGCATTTCTCT ATGGGAAGGTCAGCTGGTTTCAGCTTGGGGGGTACATATTCGTCACATCGAGCACAACAGCAACAGCATGCTCCTTCTGTCAGTAGTGGCAATGTCTCTTTNTCATCTGTTAACAACCAGGATCTTCTCCATTTGCATGGATCAGATATTTTCCCTTCTCCACATTCAACCTATCATTCACAG ACCAGTGGACCTCCTGGTATTGGATTAAGGCCTTTAAATTCTCCGAATACAGTTTCTGGTATGGGTTCATACGACCAGCTTATTCAGCAATATCAACAGCATCAAAACCAGTCGCAGTTCCGCCTACAAATGTCAGCTGTAAATCAATCTTTTAGGGATCAGGGCATGAAGTCTATTCAAACCACACAACCAGATCCATTTGGTTTGCTTGGCTTGTTAAGTGTGATCAGGATGAGTGATCCTGACCTGACGTCTCTTGCTCTTGGAATTGATCTAACTACCTTGGGGTTAAATTTGAATTCATCAGAAAATCTTCACAAGACCTTTGGTTCTCCATGGTCTGATGAACCTGCTAAGGGCGATCCAGAGTTTAATGTGCCANAATGTTATTATGCTAAACAGCCACCTNCTCTACAT CAAGGATACTTTTCAAAGTTTTCGGTGGAAACattgttttacatattttacaG cATGCCCAAAGATGAAGCACAATTATATGCCTCCAATGAGCT TTACAACAGAGGTTGGTTTTATCACAAGGAACATCGTTTGTGGTTTATAAGAGTTCCCAACATGGAGCCGCTGGTTAAAACAAACACATACGAGAGGGGATCTTACCACTGTTTCGAACCAAGCATATTTGAAACCGTCCGCAAG GATAATTTTGTTCTTCATTATGAAATGTTGGAAAAGAGAccccatctgcctcaacattgA
- the LOC106756312 gene encoding probable NOT transcription complex subunit VIP2 isoform X3 — MSGLLNSSLNGSASNLPDGAXRSFATSFSGQSGAASPIFHHTGAIQGLHNIHGSFNVPNMPGSLTSRNSTINNVPSGGVQHSTGSLSSGRFTSNNLPVALSQLSHGSSHGHSGVTNRGGLGVSPILGNAGPRITSSVGNMVGGNIGRTGGGLSVPALASRLNLGANSGSSGLGMQGQNRLMSGVLPQGSPQVISMLGNSYPSAGGPLSQSHVQAVSNLNSMGMLNDVNTNDSSPFDINDFPQLTSRPSSAGGPQGQLGSLRKQGLGVSPIVQQNQEFSIQNEDFPALPGFKGGNADYAMDMHQKEQLHDNAVPMMQSQHFSMGRSAGFSLGGTYSSHRAQQQQHAPSVSSGNVSXSSVNNQDLLHLHGSDIFPSPHSTYHSQTSGPPGIGLRPLNSPNTVSGMGSYDQLIQQYQQHQNQSQFRLQMSAVNQSFRDQGMKSIQTTQPDPFGLLGLLSVIRMSDPDLTSLALGIDLTTLGLNLNSSENLHKTFGSPWSDEPAKGDPEFNVPXCYYAKQPPXLHQGYFSKFSVETLFYIFYSMPKDEAQLYASNELYNRGWFYHKEHRLWFIRVPNMEPLVKTNTYERGSYHCFEPSIFETVRKDNFVLHYEMLEKRPHLPQH, encoded by the exons ATGTCGGGGTTACTTAAT TCTTCTCTGAATGGATCTGCTTCAAATCTTCCAGATGGTGCCNGACGATCTTTTGCGACATCGTTTTCTGGTCAGTCTGGTGCAGCCTCCCCAATTTTTCATCACACTG GAGCTATTCAAGGATTGCACAATATTCATGGGAGCTTTAATGTTCCCAACATGCCCGGTTCACTCACATCGAGAAATTCAACTATAAATAATGTGCCATCTGGTGGTGTTCAACATTCCACTGGAAGCCTTTCTAGTGGAAGATTTACATCCAACAATCTACCAGTTGCATTGTCTCAG CTATCTCATGGAAGCTCCCACGGACATTCAGGAGTCACCAATAGAGGAG GATTGGGAGTATCCCCAATTTTGGGAAATGCAGGTCCTAGAATCACTAGTTCTGTGGGAAACATGGTTGGAGGGAATATCGGAAGGACTGGTGGAGGATTGTCTGTGCCTGCTCTTGCATCTCGTCTAAATTTGGGTGCAAACAGTGGATCCAGTGGTTTAGGTATGCAAGGACAGAATCGATTAATGAGTGGTGTGCTTCCACAAG GATCTCCACAGGTAATTTCAATGCTAGGAAATTCTTATCCCAGCGCTGGAGGTCCACTTTCCCAAAGCCATGTGCAAGCAGTAAGTAACTTGAACTCTATGGGAATGCTGAATGATGTGAATACCAATGACAGCTCCCCTTTTGATATCAATGACTTCCCTCAACTGACAAGTCGTCCAAGTTCTGCTGGAGGGCCTCAAGGACAGTTGG GTTCTTTACGAAAACAGGGTCTTGGCGTCAGTCCCATTGTTCAACAAAACCAAGAGTTTAGCATTCAGAATGAAGATTTCCCAGCTTTACCAGGATTCAAAG GCGGTAATGCAGATTATGCTATGGATATGCACCAGAAAGAACAACTTCATGACAATGCTGTACCAATGATGCAATCACAGCATTTCTCT ATGGGAAGGTCAGCTGGTTTCAGCTTGGGGGGTACATATTCGTCACATCGAGCACAACAGCAACAGCATGCTCCTTCTGTCAGTAGTGGCAATGTCTCTTTNTCATCTGTTAACAACCAGGATCTTCTCCATTTGCATGGATCAGATATTTTCCCTTCTCCACATTCAACCTATCATTCACAG ACCAGTGGACCTCCTGGTATTGGATTAAGGCCTTTAAATTCTCCGAATACAGTTTCTGGTATGGGTTCATACGACCAGCTTATTCAGCAATATCAACAGCATCAAAACCAGTCGCAGTTCCGCCTACAAATGTCAGCTGTAAATCAATCTTTTAGGGATCAGGGCATGAAGTCTATTCAAACCACACAACCAGATCCATTTGGTTTGCTTGGCTTGTTAAGTGTGATCAGGATGAGTGATCCTGACCTGACGTCTCTTGCTCTTGGAATTGATCTAACTACCTTGGGGTTAAATTTGAATTCATCAGAAAATCTTCACAAGACCTTTGGTTCTCCATGGTCTGATGAACCTGCTAAGGGCGATCCAGAGTTTAATGTGCCANAATGTTATTATGCTAAACAGCCACCTNCTCTACAT CAAGGATACTTTTCAAAGTTTTCGGTGGAAACattgttttacatattttacaG cATGCCCAAAGATGAAGCACAATTATATGCCTCCAATGAGCT TTACAACAGAGGTTGGTTTTATCACAAGGAACATCGTTTGTGGTTTATAAGAGTTCCCAACATGGAGCCGCTGGTTAAAACAAACACATACGAGAGGGGATCTTACCACTGTTTCGAACCAAGCATATTTGAAACCGTCCGCAAG GATAATTTTGTTCTTCATTATGAAATGTTGGAAAAGAGAccccatctgcctcaacattgA
- the LOC106756312 gene encoding probable NOT transcription complex subunit VIP2 isoform X2: MSGLLNSSLNGSASNLPDGAXRSFATSFSGAIQGLHNIHGSFNVPNMPGSLTSRNSTINNVPSGGVQHSTGSLSSGRFTSNNLPVALSQLSHGSSHGHSGVTNRGGISVVGNPGFSSSTNGVGGSIPGILPTSGAIGNRNAVPGLGVSPILGNAGPRITSSVGNMVGGNIGRTGGGLSVPALASRLNLGANSGSSGLGMQGQNRLMSGVLPQGSPQVISMLGNSYPSAGGPLSQSHVQAVSNLNSMGMLNDVNTNDSSPFDINDFPQLTSRPSSAGGPQGQLGSLRKQGLGVSPIVQQNQEFSIQNEDFPALPGFKGGNADYAMDMHQKEQLHDNAVPMMQSQHFSMGRSAGFSLGGTYSSHRAQQQQHAPSVSSGNVSXSSVNNQDLLHLHGSDIFPSPHSTYHSQTSGPPGIGLRPLNSPNTVSGMGSYDQLIQQYQQHQNQSQFRLQMSAVNQSFRDQGMKSIQTTQPDPFGLLGLLSVIRMSDPDLTSLALGIDLTTLGLNLNSSENLHKTFGSPWSDEPAKGDPEFNVPXCYYAKQPPXLHQGYFSKFSVETLFYIFYSMPKDEAQLYASNELYNRGWFYHKEHRLWFIRVPNMEPLVKTNTYERGSYHCFEPSIFETVRKDNFVLHYEMLEKRPHLPQH; encoded by the exons ATGTCGGGGTTACTTAAT TCTTCTCTGAATGGATCTGCTTCAAATCTTCCAGATGGTGCCNGACGATCTTTTGCGACATCGTTTTCTG GAGCTATTCAAGGATTGCACAATATTCATGGGAGCTTTAATGTTCCCAACATGCCCGGTTCACTCACATCGAGAAATTCAACTATAAATAATGTGCCATCTGGTGGTGTTCAACATTCCACTGGAAGCCTTTCTAGTGGAAGATTTACATCCAACAATCTACCAGTTGCATTGTCTCAG CTATCTCATGGAAGCTCCCACGGACATTCAGGAGTCACCAATAGAGGAGGTATAAGTGTTGTAGGAAACCCTGGATTTAGTAGTAGCACAAATGGAGTTGGTGGTTCTATTCCTGGGATTCTTCCTACATCTGGTGCAATTGGTAACCGAAATGCTGTTCCAGGATTGGGAGTATCCCCAATTTTGGGAAATGCAGGTCCTAGAATCACTAGTTCTGTGGGAAACATGGTTGGAGGGAATATCGGAAGGACTGGTGGAGGATTGTCTGTGCCTGCTCTTGCATCTCGTCTAAATTTGGGTGCAAACAGTGGATCCAGTGGTTTAGGTATGCAAGGACAGAATCGATTAATGAGTGGTGTGCTTCCACAAG GATCTCCACAGGTAATTTCAATGCTAGGAAATTCTTATCCCAGCGCTGGAGGTCCACTTTCCCAAAGCCATGTGCAAGCAGTAAGTAACTTGAACTCTATGGGAATGCTGAATGATGTGAATACCAATGACAGCTCCCCTTTTGATATCAATGACTTCCCTCAACTGACAAGTCGTCCAAGTTCTGCTGGAGGGCCTCAAGGACAGTTGG GTTCTTTACGAAAACAGGGTCTTGGCGTCAGTCCCATTGTTCAACAAAACCAAGAGTTTAGCATTCAGAATGAAGATTTCCCAGCTTTACCAGGATTCAAAG GCGGTAATGCAGATTATGCTATGGATATGCACCAGAAAGAACAACTTCATGACAATGCTGTACCAATGATGCAATCACAGCATTTCTCT ATGGGAAGGTCAGCTGGTTTCAGCTTGGGGGGTACATATTCGTCACATCGAGCACAACAGCAACAGCATGCTCCTTCTGTCAGTAGTGGCAATGTCTCTTTNTCATCTGTTAACAACCAGGATCTTCTCCATTTGCATGGATCAGATATTTTCCCTTCTCCACATTCAACCTATCATTCACAG ACCAGTGGACCTCCTGGTATTGGATTAAGGCCTTTAAATTCTCCGAATACAGTTTCTGGTATGGGTTCATACGACCAGCTTATTCAGCAATATCAACAGCATCAAAACCAGTCGCAGTTCCGCCTACAAATGTCAGCTGTAAATCAATCTTTTAGGGATCAGGGCATGAAGTCTATTCAAACCACACAACCAGATCCATTTGGTTTGCTTGGCTTGTTAAGTGTGATCAGGATGAGTGATCCTGACCTGACGTCTCTTGCTCTTGGAATTGATCTAACTACCTTGGGGTTAAATTTGAATTCATCAGAAAATCTTCACAAGACCTTTGGTTCTCCATGGTCTGATGAACCTGCTAAGGGCGATCCAGAGTTTAATGTGCCANAATGTTATTATGCTAAACAGCCACCTNCTCTACAT CAAGGATACTTTTCAAAGTTTTCGGTGGAAACattgttttacatattttacaG cATGCCCAAAGATGAAGCACAATTATATGCCTCCAATGAGCT TTACAACAGAGGTTGGTTTTATCACAAGGAACATCGTTTGTGGTTTATAAGAGTTCCCAACATGGAGCCGCTGGTTAAAACAAACACATACGAGAGGGGATCTTACCACTGTTTCGAACCAAGCATATTTGAAACCGTCCGCAAG GATAATTTTGTTCTTCATTATGAAATGTTGGAAAAGAGAccccatctgcctcaacattgA
- the LOC106756312 gene encoding probable NOT transcription complex subunit VIP2 isoform X1 — MSGLLNSSLNGSASNLPDGAXRSFATSFSGQSGAASPIFHHTGAIQGLHNIHGSFNVPNMPGSLTSRNSTINNVPSGGVQHSTGSLSSGRFTSNNLPVALSQLSHGSSHGHSGVTNRGGISVVGNPGFSSSTNGVGGSIPGILPTSGAIGNRNAVPGLGVSPILGNAGPRITSSVGNMVGGNIGRTGGGLSVPALASRLNLGANSGSSGLGMQGQNRLMSGVLPQGSPQVISMLGNSYPSAGGPLSQSHVQAVSNLNSMGMLNDVNTNDSSPFDINDFPQLTSRPSSAGGPQGQLGSLRKQGLGVSPIVQQNQEFSIQNEDFPALPGFKGGNADYAMDMHQKEQLHDNAVPMMQSQHFSMGRSAGFSLGGTYSSHRAQQQQHAPSVSSGNVSXSSVNNQDLLHLHGSDIFPSPHSTYHSQTSGPPGIGLRPLNSPNTVSGMGSYDQLIQQYQQHQNQSQFRLQMSAVNQSFRDQGMKSIQTTQPDPFGLLGLLSVIRMSDPDLTSLALGIDLTTLGLNLNSSENLHKTFGSPWSDEPAKGDPEFNVPXCYYAKQPPXLHQGYFSKFSVETLFYIFYSMPKDEAQLYASNELYNRGWFYHKEHRLWFIRVPNMEPLVKTNTYERGSYHCFEPSIFETVRKDNFVLHYEMLEKRPHLPQH, encoded by the exons ATGTCGGGGTTACTTAAT TCTTCTCTGAATGGATCTGCTTCAAATCTTCCAGATGGTGCCNGACGATCTTTTGCGACATCGTTTTCTGGTCAGTCTGGTGCAGCCTCCCCAATTTTTCATCACACTG GAGCTATTCAAGGATTGCACAATATTCATGGGAGCTTTAATGTTCCCAACATGCCCGGTTCACTCACATCGAGAAATTCAACTATAAATAATGTGCCATCTGGTGGTGTTCAACATTCCACTGGAAGCCTTTCTAGTGGAAGATTTACATCCAACAATCTACCAGTTGCATTGTCTCAG CTATCTCATGGAAGCTCCCACGGACATTCAGGAGTCACCAATAGAGGAGGTATAAGTGTTGTAGGAAACCCTGGATTTAGTAGTAGCACAAATGGAGTTGGTGGTTCTATTCCTGGGATTCTTCCTACATCTGGTGCAATTGGTAACCGAAATGCTGTTCCAGGATTGGGAGTATCCCCAATTTTGGGAAATGCAGGTCCTAGAATCACTAGTTCTGTGGGAAACATGGTTGGAGGGAATATCGGAAGGACTGGTGGAGGATTGTCTGTGCCTGCTCTTGCATCTCGTCTAAATTTGGGTGCAAACAGTGGATCCAGTGGTTTAGGTATGCAAGGACAGAATCGATTAATGAGTGGTGTGCTTCCACAAG GATCTCCACAGGTAATTTCAATGCTAGGAAATTCTTATCCCAGCGCTGGAGGTCCACTTTCCCAAAGCCATGTGCAAGCAGTAAGTAACTTGAACTCTATGGGAATGCTGAATGATGTGAATACCAATGACAGCTCCCCTTTTGATATCAATGACTTCCCTCAACTGACAAGTCGTCCAAGTTCTGCTGGAGGGCCTCAAGGACAGTTGG GTTCTTTACGAAAACAGGGTCTTGGCGTCAGTCCCATTGTTCAACAAAACCAAGAGTTTAGCATTCAGAATGAAGATTTCCCAGCTTTACCAGGATTCAAAG GCGGTAATGCAGATTATGCTATGGATATGCACCAGAAAGAACAACTTCATGACAATGCTGTACCAATGATGCAATCACAGCATTTCTCT ATGGGAAGGTCAGCTGGTTTCAGCTTGGGGGGTACATATTCGTCACATCGAGCACAACAGCAACAGCATGCTCCTTCTGTCAGTAGTGGCAATGTCTCTTTNTCATCTGTTAACAACCAGGATCTTCTCCATTTGCATGGATCAGATATTTTCCCTTCTCCACATTCAACCTATCATTCACAG ACCAGTGGACCTCCTGGTATTGGATTAAGGCCTTTAAATTCTCCGAATACAGTTTCTGGTATGGGTTCATACGACCAGCTTATTCAGCAATATCAACAGCATCAAAACCAGTCGCAGTTCCGCCTACAAATGTCAGCTGTAAATCAATCTTTTAGGGATCAGGGCATGAAGTCTATTCAAACCACACAACCAGATCCATTTGGTTTGCTTGGCTTGTTAAGTGTGATCAGGATGAGTGATCCTGACCTGACGTCTCTTGCTCTTGGAATTGATCTAACTACCTTGGGGTTAAATTTGAATTCATCAGAAAATCTTCACAAGACCTTTGGTTCTCCATGGTCTGATGAACCTGCTAAGGGCGATCCAGAGTTTAATGTGCCANAATGTTATTATGCTAAACAGCCACCTNCTCTACAT CAAGGATACTTTTCAAAGTTTTCGGTGGAAACattgttttacatattttacaG cATGCCCAAAGATGAAGCACAATTATATGCCTCCAATGAGCT TTACAACAGAGGTTGGTTTTATCACAAGGAACATCGTTTGTGGTTTATAAGAGTTCCCAACATGGAGCCGCTGGTTAAAACAAACACATACGAGAGGGGATCTTACCACTGTTTCGAACCAAGCATATTTGAAACCGTCCGCAAG GATAATTTTGTTCTTCATTATGAAATGTTGGAAAAGAGAccccatctgcctcaacattgA